One window of the Anopheles cruzii chromosome 2, idAnoCruzAS_RS32_06, whole genome shotgun sequence genome contains the following:
- the LOC128267407 gene encoding xaa-Pro aminopeptidase ApepP-like: MKPTGEKLSALRQLMKNLPNNQGSIRGYLVPSSDAHQSEYLAAHDERRAFVSGFDGSAGTVLVTETEALLWTDGRYYQQAGKQLDANWTLMKDGLPDTPSIEEWLAKTLEPGSVVGVDANLITAAAWKPLQTSLKTAGCTLLAVTPNLVDLVWKEQPPVPNNELLPLSTTFTGRSAAEKLADVRKKMAAKRASVLVVSALDEIAWLLNLRGTEIDYNPVFFAYVIATLTELHLFVNETKIVPKVLEHFCENRVEVRVQPYGDVHTALQRLTAESTGLVWISSGSSYALTAPVPEEKRFQKITPIELMKAIKNATEANGMRDCHVRDGVALCQYLAWLERTIAAGIPVTEISGAAELERLRSRQDHYKGLSFATISASGPNASIIHYHPQPETDRPITNQEIYLCDSGAQYLDGTTDVTRTVHFGQPSNEEIRAFTRVLKGQIALGTAVFPRKLEGRFLDSIARKALWDIGLDYGHGTGHGVGHFLNVHEGPMGIGIRLMPNDPGLEENMFLSNEPGYYKDGQFGIRIEDVVQVVTANIGTNFDGRGALTFRTVTMCPIQTRLIDVTLLTDGERADLNHYHDLVYVTLAPLLDHETHAWLKREVAPI; the protein is encoded by the exons atgaaaccgacCGGTGAAAAGCTGTCTGCGCTGCGGCAGTTAATGAAGAATCTGCCGAACAACCAGGGCTCCATCCGCGGATACCTTGTCCCCTCGAGCGATGCACACCAGAGCGAGTATTTGGCCGCGCACGACGAGCGGCGCGCGTTTGTGTCCGGGTTCGACGGAAGCGCCGGCACCGTGCTGGtgaccgaaacggaagcgctgctgtGGACGGACGGGCGCTACTATCAGCAGGCGGGCAAACAACTCGACGCCAACTGGACGCTGATGAAGGACGGACTGCCGGACACACCGTCGATTGAGGAGTGGTTAGCGAAAACGCTGGAGCCCGGATCGGTGGTCGGCGTGGACGCCAACCTCATCACGGCTGCCGCCTGGAAACCGTTGCAAACTTCGCTCAAAACGGCAGGCTGCACGCTGCTCGCCGTCACTCCGAACTTGGTCGATCTGGTCTGGAAGGAGCAGCCCCCGGTCCCGAACAATGAGCTTCTGCCGCTGTCGACCACATTCACCGGACGTTCGGCGGCAGAGAAGTTGGCCGACGTGCGCAAGAAAATGGCCGCAAAGCGAGCgtccgtgctggtggtgagtGCGCTGGATGAGATCGCGTGGCTGCTGAATCTGCGCGGTACCGAAATCGACTACAATCCGGTGTTCTTCGCTTACGTCATCGCGACGCTCACCGAGCTGCATCTGTTcgtgaacgaaacgaagatCGTGCCAAAGGTTCTCGAACATTTCTGTGAGAATCGGGTCGAGGTGCGGGTCCAACCGTACGGTGACGTGCACACGGCGCTTCAGCGACTGACCGCGGAGAGCACGGGGCTCGTATGGATCAGCTCCGGGTCCAGCTATGCACTCACGGCGCCTGTTCCGGAAGAGAAACGATTCCAAAAAATCACTCCCATTGAGCTGATGAAGGCGATCAAAAACGCCACGGAGGCAAACGGTATGCGCGACTGTCACGTGCGGGACGGGGTTGCTCTGTGTCAGTACTTGGCGTGGTTGGAGCGTACGATCGCGGCCGGAATACCGGTGACCGAGATTAGTGGTGCGGCGGAGCTGGAACGCTTGCGAAGCCGCCAGGATCACTACAAGGGTCTCAGCTTCGCCACGATCAGTGCTTCCGGACCGAACGCTTCGATCATACACTATCATCCGCAGCCGGAAACGGACCGGCCAATCACCAACCAGGAGATCTACCTTTGCGATTCCGGTGCTCAGTACCT TGACGGTACAACGGATGTGACACGAACGGTGCACTTTGGCCAACCGAGCAATGAAGAAATTCGGGCCTTTACGCGTGTGCTCAAGGGCCAGATTGCGCTCGGTACTGCCGTCTTTCCGCGGAAATTAGAGGGTCGGTTCCTGGACTCGATCGCGCGCAAAGCCTTGTGGGACATCGGACTCGACTATGGGCATGGCACCGGCCACGGTGTTGGCCATTTTCTGAACGTACACGAAGGTCCGATGGGAATCGGCATACGGCTCATGCCGAACGATCCCGGGCTGGAGGAGAATATGTTCCTGTCAAACG AACCCGGCTACTACAAAGACGGCCAATTTGGCATCCGGATCGAAGACGTCGTCCAGGTGGTAACAGCCAATATCGGCACCAACTTCGATGGGCGCGG